One Chryseobacterium indoltheticum DNA segment encodes these proteins:
- a CDS encoding M17 family peptidase N-terminal domain-containing protein — protein MKNIVKNTLRKSLLIAGLAFSTITFAQTATTTANATAKTTAIGTSKNWGSVDGISMIGLVQGPSSADAELQVACVFEYTDNDIHSAEALPANLNGLVHLDEALKGEFTKIRQSGQFKGHSLETLLITPPAGSMSAKKLLLIGLGDRNNFTPELMTSVAEVATREALRLGVTNFAFASDLKDAGIDSSTALVAGNVVKGVVLANRSEIYLREHNLSKTKKLEKVYLLAGPAFFEVAGGGIQAAIAEVNKK, from the coding sequence ATGAAAAATATCGTAAAAAATACTTTAAGAAAATCATTATTAATCGCAGGATTAGCATTTTCAACTATTACATTTGCGCAAACTGCTACAACTACAGCCAACGCGACTGCAAAAACCACAGCCATCGGAACATCCAAAAATTGGGGTTCAGTGGACGGAATTTCAATGATTGGATTGGTTCAGGGTCCATCATCGGCCGACGCCGAACTTCAGGTTGCCTGTGTTTTCGAATATACAGATAACGACATTCACAGCGCTGAGGCTTTACCGGCTAATTTAAATGGTTTGGTACATTTGGACGAAGCTTTGAAAGGTGAATTTACCAAAATCAGACAGTCTGGACAATTCAAAGGACATTCTCTGGAAACCTTATTGATTACACCTCCCGCAGGTTCTATGTCAGCAAAAAAATTGTTATTAATCGGTTTAGGGGATCGTAACAACTTTACTCCCGAACTGATGACTTCCGTAGCAGAAGTGGCTACCAGAGAAGCTTTGAGATTGGGCGTGACCAATTTTGCGTTTGCAAGTGATTTAAAAGATGCCGGAATAGATTCTTCAACCGCTTTAGTTGCCGGAAATGTGGTAAAAGGTGTTGTCTTGGCTAATCGTTCGGAAATTTATTTAAGAGAACATAATCTTTCCAAAACAAAAAAACTGGAAAAAGTATATTTGTTGGCTGGTCCGGCTTTCTTTGAAGTTGCGGGTGGCGGAATCCAGGCTGCAATCGCAGAAGTGAATAAAAAATAA
- a CDS encoding alginate export family protein translates to MKNLIKIVLIVQIMLPTVVSGQFKLMRFDEDYSTYKDSADTFYNSIKYIPLSEKNNNTYLSLGGEARAEFVEFNNEDWGRLGIGSNPFFIQRYAVHADLHLGSRVRVFGQLRSAWENGRKNGPRPIDEDHLNVQNLFIDVDAIKNEKEKLTVRAGRQELDYGSGRLISVREGPNLRLYFDGLKLMYKRGNFKSDAFMMMASEISTGVFDNKPSKSVNLWGSYNTLALPKSGNLEFYYLGIHRKETRFEDGTGDETRHTLGGRFYRYGGGFIYNFEGAYQFGNFNKGTISAWTVSADIGYLFENVKGKPTINLRNDYISGDRNREDGKLGTFNPLYPKGGYFGFNPQIGPVNLIDIHPYATVDLNSKMTVQADVVFNWRYSTQDGVYRPSGSLNLTSMDSKKKYIGTAFLGSFNYKINKFFTFNTGIQYFKTGDFVDDIIENDKDGLFINSRIVFKF, encoded by the coding sequence ATGAAAAATCTGATTAAGATAGTATTGATTGTCCAGATTATGCTACCAACAGTAGTTTCAGGTCAATTTAAATTGATGAGGTTTGATGAAGATTATTCAACATACAAAGATTCTGCAGATACTTTTTACAATTCCATCAAATACATTCCGCTTTCCGAAAAAAATAACAATACATATTTATCATTAGGCGGAGAGGCGAGAGCAGAGTTTGTGGAATTTAATAATGAAGACTGGGGAAGATTGGGAATCGGAAGCAACCCGTTTTTTATTCAAAGATATGCGGTTCACGCAGATTTGCATTTAGGTTCACGAGTGAGAGTTTTCGGACAGTTGAGAAGTGCCTGGGAAAACGGGAGGAAAAATGGACCGAGACCGATTGATGAAGACCATTTGAATGTTCAAAACCTTTTCATCGACGTTGATGCCATTAAAAATGAAAAAGAAAAATTGACTGTTCGTGCCGGAAGGCAGGAGTTGGATTACGGAAGCGGAAGACTTATTTCTGTGCGTGAAGGTCCGAATTTGAGGCTGTATTTTGACGGACTGAAACTGATGTACAAAAGAGGAAACTTTAAATCGGATGCGTTTATGATGATGGCGAGTGAAATCAGTACCGGAGTTTTTGATAATAAACCTTCAAAATCGGTTAATCTCTGGGGAAGTTACAACACTTTGGCTCTTCCGAAAAGCGGGAATCTGGAATTTTATTATTTGGGAATTCACCGAAAGGAAACCCGTTTTGAAGATGGAACAGGCGATGAAACCAGACATACTTTGGGCGGAAGATTCTACAGATATGGCGGCGGATTTATTTATAATTTTGAAGGCGCTTATCAGTTTGGAAATTTTAATAAAGGAACCATCAGCGCGTGGACTGTTTCTGCAGACATCGGATATCTATTCGAAAATGTGAAAGGAAAACCAACCATCAATCTTCGAAACGATTACATTTCCGGAGACCGAAACAGAGAAGACGGAAAATTGGGAACTTTCAATCCATTATATCCAAAAGGCGGTTATTTTGGGTTCAATCCGCAAATAGGACCTGTGAATTTAATTGACATTCATCCGTATGCAACCGTAGATTTGAACAGCAAAATGACGGTGCAGGCCGATGTGGTTTTCAACTGGAGATATTCTACGCAGGACGGCGTTTATAGACCGAGCGGTTCTTTAAACCTGACTTCAATGGATTCTAAAAAGAAATACATTGGAACCGCTTTTTTAGGAAGCTTTAATTATAAAATCAATAAATTTTTCACTTTCAATACGGGAATTCAGTATTTCAAAACCGGCGATTTTGTGGATGATATTATTGAAAATGACAAAGACGGATTGTTTATCAACTCAAGAATTGTTTTCAAATTTTAA
- a CDS encoding DoxX family protein, whose translation MKKLIQTIINTNLEGKLIHLALFVFRIALSLELIVAHGMKKLGVGVAEAEQVPNPLHLPEAFNSLFADAANLVFPVFVIFGLFTRIAILPILAVTLTGYFILHWNDALLIKDTPFMYSLCYLFLLFVGPGKYSIDQYLRKI comes from the coding sequence ATGAAAAAGCTCATCCAAACTATCATCAATACAAACCTCGAAGGCAAATTAATTCACTTGGCATTATTCGTTTTCAGAATTGCATTATCATTAGAATTAATTGTTGCCCACGGAATGAAAAAACTCGGAGTAGGCGTTGCAGAAGCAGAACAGGTTCCGAATCCTTTACATCTTCCGGAAGCATTCAACAGTCTTTTTGCAGACGCAGCCAATCTGGTATTTCCTGTATTTGTCATCTTCGGATTATTCACAAGAATAGCAATTCTGCCAATTTTAGCGGTGACTTTGACCGGATATTTTATACTTCACTGGAACGATGCTTTGCTGATAAAAGACACGCCGTTTATGTACAGTCTGTGTTATCTGTTTCTGCTTTTTGTTGGTCCTGGAAAATACTCAATCGATCAATATTTAAGAAAAATTTAA
- a CDS encoding amidohydrolase, giving the protein MKPLHKILFSFVLGAGMFNAQKADLIVTNGKITTMDDKNPEVQAVAIKDNKIFQTGTNAQILKLKGSATKIIDAKGNRVIPGLFDSHLHVIRGGRFYNTELRWDGVKTLKRALEMLKEQAQRTPKGQWVRVIGGWNEYQFEEKRLPTLAEINEATGDVPAFVMYLYGKAWLNKSGLKQLNINGETPNPMQGLIEKDSNGDPTGLLVAEPNAFILYSTLAKLPELTEAEKENSTLQYMTELNRLGVTAVMDAGGGFQNFPDDYGTTDALNKKGKITVRLPYYLFAQKKGSELSDYTKWTGMVDIDDHGHNDHNGIDYHVEGGGENLVSDGADFENFLFPRPELPATMEKSMKEVVSLLVKKRWPFRIHATYNESITRFLTVIEEVNQETPLNGLVWFFDHPETVSEDNMKRIKALNGGIAVQHRMAYQGESFIHRYGKKAALASPPVKKMLEMGIPVGLGTDGTRVASYNPWVALYWITSGKTLGGTQVMAKENALDRKTALSLSTFGGYELIKDYEKGKIKKGYFADLIILDKDYFSVEEEEIKDITSKLTIVDGKVVYGDETYKNVSPAALPVLPEWSPVKYYGGYQTK; this is encoded by the coding sequence ATGAAACCACTCCATAAAATTCTATTCTCATTCGTCTTAGGTGCCGGAATGTTCAATGCTCAGAAAGCAGATTTAATTGTAACCAACGGGAAAATCACCACAATGGATGATAAAAATCCGGAAGTTCAGGCGGTTGCTATTAAAGACAACAAAATTTTCCAGACGGGAACAAATGCCCAGATTTTAAAACTAAAAGGAAGCGCTACAAAAATCATTGATGCTAAAGGAAATCGTGTGATTCCGGGATTGTTTGACAGTCACTTACACGTCATCCGAGGCGGGAGATTTTACAATACAGAGCTTCGCTGGGACGGTGTAAAAACTTTGAAAAGAGCTTTGGAAATGTTGAAAGAACAGGCTCAGAGAACGCCAAAAGGTCAATGGGTAAGAGTGATTGGTGGCTGGAACGAGTATCAGTTTGAGGAAAAAAGACTTCCAACTTTGGCAGAAATCAATGAAGCTACAGGCGATGTTCCGGCTTTCGTAATGTATCTCTACGGAAAAGCGTGGCTGAATAAATCAGGTTTGAAACAATTAAATATCAATGGTGAAACGCCAAACCCAATGCAGGGTCTGATTGAAAAAGACAGCAACGGCGACCCGACAGGTCTTTTAGTTGCAGAACCAAATGCGTTTATTCTTTATTCAACTTTGGCAAAATTGCCTGAGCTGACCGAAGCGGAAAAAGAAAATTCCACACTGCAATATATGACCGAACTGAATCGTCTTGGCGTGACGGCTGTGATGGATGCGGGCGGTGGTTTTCAAAATTTCCCAGATGATTACGGAACAACCGATGCTTTGAACAAAAAAGGAAAAATTACGGTTCGTTTGCCTTATTATCTGTTCGCTCAAAAGAAAGGTTCTGAATTATCAGATTACACCAAATGGACAGGAATGGTAGACATCGATGACCACGGGCACAACGACCACAACGGAATCGATTATCACGTAGAAGGTGGCGGCGAAAATCTGGTTTCAGACGGCGCAGATTTTGAAAATTTCCTTTTCCCAAGACCCGAATTGCCTGCAACGATGGAGAAAAGTATGAAAGAAGTCGTAAGTCTTTTGGTAAAAAAAAGATGGCCTTTCAGAATCCACGCCACGTACAATGAAAGCATCACAAGATTCTTAACCGTCATCGAAGAAGTAAATCAAGAAACGCCTTTGAACGGATTGGTCTGGTTTTTCGACCACCCAGAAACGGTTTCTGAAGATAATATGAAACGCATCAAAGCTTTAAATGGCGGTATTGCAGTGCAGCATAGAATGGCGTATCAGGGTGAAAGTTTTATCCACCGTTATGGGAAAAAGGCTGCTTTAGCTTCTCCACCAGTTAAAAAAATGCTGGAAATGGGAATTCCTGTAGGATTAGGAACAGACGGAACCAGAGTCGCAAGTTATAATCCGTGGGTGGCTTTGTACTGGATTACTTCAGGGAAAACCTTGGGCGGAACTCAAGTGATGGCCAAAGAAAATGCTTTAGACAGAAAAACAGCGTTATCACTTTCAACTTTTGGAGGATATGAATTGATAAAGGATTACGAAAAAGGAAAAATCAAAAAAGGATATTTTGCAGACCTTATAATTTTAGACAAAGATTATTTCAGTGTTGAAGAAGAAGAAATCAAAGACATTACTTCCAAATTAACCATCGTTGACGGAAAGGTGGTTTATGGAGACGAAACCTACAAAAATGTTTCTCCAGCTGCACTTCCGGTACTTCCAGAATGGTCTCCTGTAAAATACTACGGAGGTTACCAGACAAAATAA
- a CDS encoding hydrolase gives MKNLILTFATVVLSVTAFAQKPGKTMLNPTNHALVLVDHEGQMAFATKSISMEELRNNVALIAGGSKIFNIPTVVTTVAEKSFAGPVFPEISEVYPEATSGYVDRTTMNTWEDLNAHKAITGKNKKKLVFAGLWTSVCIVGPALSAIDEGYEVYVITDASGDISKEAHDQAVTRMVQAGAHPITSVQYVLELQRDWSRKETYKPVNDLMKKYGGAYGLGIQYAQDMLKH, from the coding sequence ATGAAAAACTTAATCTTAACATTCGCAACAGTAGTATTATCAGTAACAGCATTTGCTCAGAAACCCGGAAAAACGATGCTGAACCCAACCAACCACGCTCTGGTTTTAGTTGACCACGAAGGGCAAATGGCATTCGCAACAAAAAGCATTAGCATGGAGGAATTAAGAAACAATGTAGCATTAATTGCAGGCGGTTCAAAAATCTTCAACATTCCGACCGTGGTAACAACAGTAGCAGAAAAATCTTTCGCCGGACCTGTTTTCCCGGAAATTTCGGAAGTTTATCCTGAAGCAACAAGCGGATATGTAGACAGAACCACGATGAATACTTGGGAAGATCTTAATGCTCACAAAGCGATTACCGGAAAAAATAAAAAGAAATTGGTTTTCGCAGGATTATGGACGAGCGTTTGTATCGTGGGTCCGGCTTTATCGGCCATCGACGAAGGTTATGAAGTGTATGTCATTACGGATGCTTCAGGTGATATTTCAAAAGAAGCTCACGACCAGGCTGTTACAAGAATGGTTCAGGCCGGTGCACATCCGATTACGTCAGTTCAGTATGTTCTTGAATTACAGAGAGATTGGTCTAGAAAAGAAACGTACAAACCGGTCAATGATTTAATGAAAAAATATGGTGGTGCTTACGGATTGGGAATTCAGTACGCTCAGGATATGCTTAAACACTAA
- a CDS encoding pirin family protein has translation MDRKDFLKKGLLGTGMFVATASLGNTMKNEIDEIEPLEPIGYNHLPNTDSKIKDNSVIHKADFRGKADHGWLVSNHTFSFANYHNPERMHFGVLRVLNDDKVEAGRGFGTHPHDNMEIISIPLEGDLEHKDSMGNSAIIKSGDIQVMSAGTGIMHSEFNKNNDSLVKFLQIWVYPNKRNVAPRYDQITLDKTKGQNKFQQILSPNTDDEGVWIHQDAWFHLGNFENNIETNYQIKKKGNGIYAFILKGSAEIEGQKVETRDGFGVWDIADLNIKSTTEGTGILLMEVPMTM, from the coding sequence ATGGACAGAAAAGATTTTTTAAAGAAAGGGTTACTCGGAACAGGAATGTTTGTAGCAACCGCTTCATTGGGAAATACAATGAAAAATGAAATTGACGAAATCGAGCCACTGGAACCGATTGGATACAATCATTTACCAAATACAGATTCAAAAATCAAAGACAATTCTGTGATTCACAAAGCGGATTTCAGAGGGAAGGCAGACCACGGCTGGTTGGTGAGCAATCATACGTTCAGTTTTGCGAATTATCACAATCCGGAAAGAATGCATTTTGGTGTTCTCAGAGTTTTGAATGATGACAAAGTGGAAGCGGGAAGAGGTTTCGGAACGCATCCCCACGACAATATGGAAATCATCAGTATTCCCTTGGAAGGTGATTTGGAGCACAAAGACAGTATGGGAAATTCGGCGATTATCAAGAGTGGAGACATTCAGGTGATGAGTGCCGGAACCGGAATTATGCACAGCGAATTCAATAAAAATAATGACAGTTTGGTGAAGTTTCTTCAAATCTGGGTGTATCCAAACAAAAGAAATGTTGCACCGCGATATGACCAGATTACTTTAGACAAAACAAAAGGTCAGAATAAATTTCAGCAGATATTGTCTCCCAACACAGATGACGAAGGGGTTTGGATTCATCAGGATGCCTGGTTTCATTTAGGAAACTTCGAAAATAATATTGAAACCAATTATCAAATCAAGAAAAAAGGAAACGGTATTTATGCTTTTATTTTAAAAGGAAGCGCAGAAATTGAAGGACAAAAAGTGGAAACGAGAGACGGTTTCGGAGTTTGGGATATTGCAGATTTAAATATCAAATCAACAACAGAAGGTACAGGAATTTTATTGATGGAAGTTCCGATGACGATGTAG
- a CDS encoding Crp/Fnr family transcriptional regulator, translating to MFENIIRNVTRFITLSSEEEKIFTDLLVCESVPKKTILLREGEICQFEGFIHKGCLRAYYLDDNGFEVTILFAIEDWWISDIASFQDQKPSNLYIETIEDSEIFMLSPTTKEKLLQEIPKFERVFRMLVQRNLFTLQNRLVNTISKSASDRYLEFIKVYPTIPQRVAQYYIASYLGVSKEFVSTIRKRLATKEK from the coding sequence ATGTTTGAAAATATCATCAGGAACGTTACCCGTTTTATCACTTTGAGTAGTGAGGAAGAAAAAATATTTACCGATTTACTGGTTTGTGAATCAGTTCCCAAAAAAACAATTTTATTACGTGAAGGCGAAATTTGCCAGTTCGAAGGCTTCATTCACAAAGGCTGTTTAAGGGCTTATTATCTTGATGATAATGGTTTTGAAGTGACGATTTTGTTTGCCATCGAAGATTGGTGGATCAGCGATATTGCCTCATTTCAGGATCAAAAACCTTCCAATTTATATATTGAAACGATTGAAGATTCAGAAATCTTTATGCTGAGTCCGACCACCAAAGAAAAGCTTTTGCAGGAAATTCCAAAATTTGAAAGGGTTTTCAGAATGTTGGTTCAGAGAAATCTGTTTACTCTTCAAAACCGTCTGGTAAATACAATTTCAAAAAGTGCATCTGACCGATATCTGGAATTTATAAAAGTGTATCCTACAATTCCGCAGAGAGTTGCGCAATATTATATTGCTTCTTATCTGGGTGTTTCTAAAGAATTTGTTAGTACGATCAGAAAACGTTTGGCGACGAAAGAGAAATAA
- a CDS encoding Na+/H+ antiporter, producing the protein MHEDLLLILGLLLIVMLLVMLAQRIKIAYPIFLVLAGLGISLIPGVPVLKLDPEIIFLIFLPPLLYEAAWYTSWNDFWKWKRTIGLLAFGLVFLTSIVVAFASQALIPGFTLAMGFLLGGIVSPPDAIAATTVLKGLKVPKRTIAMLEGESLINDASSLIVFRFALAAVMTGVFSMQEATGQFFLVAGMGVVVGIVGAHIFYAIHRFLPTTPAIDAALTVMTPYILFLSAEHFHYSGVMAVVSGGLFMSFRSHEIFKTGTTRINMTGVWNTLIFVMNALVFVLIGLELPDIINGLGETSVMEGIKYGLIISLIVIFVRLLWIYPVAHVPRWFSKKIRKDPSPGWKNPLIIGWAGMRGVVSLATALSIPVMMNEQSTFPHRNLIIFITFVVIFVTLVFQGLTLPLIIKWTKIDELDPILPSHEQQANIQIRLDNLAVERLNEKYQSNLETNSLVENFKNTIENDISQQQSHLESLETCTNRRNDLHEYHKIMLDIFALQRKELFKIKREKQFSDDEIRKAESQLDLNELKITGNKHL; encoded by the coding sequence ATGCACGAAGATTTACTACTTATACTCGGACTCTTACTGATCGTCATGTTGCTGGTCATGCTGGCGCAGCGTATCAAAATTGCCTATCCCATTTTTTTAGTATTGGCGGGATTGGGGATCAGCCTTATTCCGGGAGTTCCGGTTTTGAAATTAGATCCTGAAATTATTTTCCTGATTTTTTTACCACCACTTTTATATGAAGCAGCCTGGTACACCTCGTGGAACGATTTCTGGAAATGGAAACGCACCATCGGATTACTGGCTTTCGGACTGGTTTTCCTGACGTCCATTGTCGTGGCATTTGCTTCACAGGCCTTAATCCCGGGATTTACATTGGCAATGGGCTTTCTGTTAGGAGGAATTGTTTCGCCACCAGACGCAATTGCTGCAACAACCGTTTTGAAAGGTCTGAAAGTGCCAAAACGTACCATCGCAATGCTGGAGGGTGAAAGTCTGATCAACGATGCTTCTTCACTTATTGTTTTCAGATTTGCTTTAGCCGCCGTGATGACAGGTGTATTTTCTATGCAAGAAGCAACGGGACAGTTTTTCCTGGTTGCAGGAATGGGAGTTGTAGTAGGAATTGTAGGCGCTCATATTTTTTATGCTATTCACAGATTTTTACCAACAACACCCGCAATTGATGCTGCTTTAACGGTAATGACGCCTTATATTTTATTTCTTTCAGCAGAACATTTTCATTATTCAGGAGTAATGGCGGTAGTAAGCGGAGGATTGTTTATGTCATTCCGTTCTCACGAAATATTTAAAACAGGAACTACAAGAATCAATATGACCGGTGTCTGGAATACGCTGATTTTTGTGATGAATGCGTTGGTTTTTGTTTTAATAGGATTAGAACTTCCTGATATTATCAACGGTTTGGGCGAAACATCAGTCATGGAAGGGATAAAATACGGATTGATTATCAGTCTCATTGTAATTTTTGTTCGTCTGTTGTGGATTTATCCTGTGGCGCACGTCCCGCGATGGTTCAGTAAAAAAATACGCAAAGATCCAAGTCCGGGATGGAAAAATCCGCTGATTATTGGTTGGGCAGGAATGCGCGGCGTAGTTTCTTTGGCAACCGCTTTATCAATTCCGGTGATGATGAACGAACAATCAACATTTCCACACAGAAATTTAATTATTTTCATCACGTTTGTAGTTATTTTTGTGACATTGGTTTTTCAGGGTTTAACGCTTCCTTTAATTATTAAATGGACTAAAATCGATGAACTTGATCCTATTTTGCCGTCACATGAGCAACAGGCAAATATCCAAATCAGACTAGATAATCTTGCAGTGGAAAGATTAAACGAAAAATATCAATCAAATTTAGAAACAAATAGTTTGGTTGAAAATTTTAAAAACACCATTGAAAATGATATTTCGCAGCAGCAAAGTCATCTCGAATCTTTAGAAACATGCACAAACAGGAGAAATGATTTACATGAATATCACAAAATCATGCTCGATATTTTTGCTTTACAGAGAAAAGAGTTATTCAAAATAAAACGTGAAAAACAATTCAGTGACGACGAAATACGAAAAGCAGAATCGCAATTAGATTTAAATGAATTGAAAATTACAGGCAACAAACATTTATAA
- a CDS encoding cupin domain-containing protein codes for MKITKILSDDNGESHFEEVEIPLINQGEIGFLSENIAVKKLQFRKVSADYDYNFHHAPQKQYIVLLDGGVEIETSLGEVRKFQTGEILLVEDISGKGHKTKNLEKKERTSLFIHL; via the coding sequence ATGAAAATCACAAAAATATTAAGTGACGACAACGGCGAGTCTCATTTTGAAGAAGTCGAAATTCCGTTAATTAATCAAGGTGAGATCGGATTTTTATCAGAAAATATAGCTGTTAAGAAATTACAGTTCAGAAAAGTTTCCGCTGATTATGATTACAATTTTCACCACGCTCCACAAAAACAATATATTGTACTTTTGGATGGCGGCGTGGAAATAGAAACCTCGCTAGGTGAAGTCAGGAAATTTCAAACAGGCGAAATACTTTTGGTGGAAGATATTTCCGGAAAAGGTCACAAAACAAAAAACCTTGAAAAGAAGGAAAGAACATCACTTTTTATACATTTATAA